In Lepidochelys kempii isolate rLepKem1 chromosome 10, rLepKem1.hap2, whole genome shotgun sequence, a single window of DNA contains:
- the PLK1 gene encoding serine/threonine-protein kinase PLK1, whose product MSAVAGKGAKPPGAAEPGKAAGAGAGAAAKEIPKVLVDPRTRRSYMRGRFLGKGGFAKCYEITELQSQEVFAGKIVPKSLLVKPHQKEKMSMEISIHRSLAHRHVVGFQGFFEDGDFVFVVLELCRRRSLLELHKRRKALTEPEARYYLRQTILGCQYLHGNRVIHRDLKLGNLFLNDDMEVKIGDFGLATKVEYDGERKKTLCGTPNYIAPEVLGKKGHSFEVDIWSIGCIMYTLLVGKPPFETSCLKETYIRIKKNEYNIPKHINPVAANLIQKMLRSDPATRPTIDELLNDEFFTSGYIPTRLPTTCLTIPPRFSIAPSGFDPSGRKPLTTLNKGLDSPALDKTHEKEDEAALRELGEPVDCHLADMLQQLSVANAAKPSERAVVRQEEAEDPACIPIFWVSKWVDYSDKYGLGYQLCDNSVGVLFNDSTRLIMYNDGDSLQYIEQNSTESYFTVRSYPSTLTKKITLLKYFRNYMSEHLLKAGANITPREGDELARLPYLRTWFRTRSAIILHLSNGTVQINFFQDHTKIILCPLMAAVTYIDEKRDFRTYKLSLIEEHGCCKELASRLRYARTMVEKLLSSKSGSARVKPSA is encoded by the exons ATGAGCGCGGTGGCCGGGAAGGGGGCGAAGCCGCCGGGCGCGGCGGAGCCCGGGAaggcggccggggccggggccggggcggcggCCAAGGAGATCCCCAAGGTGCTGGTGGATCCCCGCACCCGCCGGAGCTACATGCGCGGCCGCTTCCTGGGCAAGGGCGGCTTCGCCAAGTGCTACGAGATCacggagctgcagagccaggaggTGTTCGCGGGCAAGATCGTGCCCAAGTCGCTGCTGGTGAAGCCGCACCAGAAGGAGAAGATGTCCATGGAGATCTCCATCCACCGCAGCCTGGCGCACCGCCACGTGGTCGGCTTCCAGGGCTTCTTCGAGGACGGCGACTTCGTCTTCGTGGTGCTGGAGCTCTGCCGCCGGAGG TCCCTGTTGGAGCTGCATAAGCGGAGGAAAGCATTGACAGAGCCCGAAGCTCGGTACTATCTGCGGCAAACAATCCTGGGCTGCCAGTATCTGCATGGCAACCGGGTCATCCACAGGGACCTCAAGCTGGGCAACCTCTTCCTCAACGATGACATGGAGGTGAAAATAG GTGACTTTGGCTTGGCAACCAAAGTAGAATATGATGGTGAGCGTAAGAAGACCCTGTGTGGGACGCCAAACTATATAGCTCCTGAAGTGCTGGGCAAGAAGGGACACAGCTTTGAAGTGGACATTTGGTCCATCGGCTGCATTAT GTACACTCTCCTGGTAGGGAAGCCACCCTTTGAAACCTCTTGTCTAAAAGAAACATACATCCGAATTAAGAAGAATGAGTATAACATCCCCAAG CACATCAACCCCGTAGCTGCTAATCTCATCCAGAAGATGCTGAGATCTGACCCTGCCACCCGCCCTACTATTGACGAACTGTTGAATGATGAGTTCTTCACATCAGGTTACATCCCCACCCGGTTGCCCACCACCTGTCTAACCATCCCGCCTAGGTTTTCAATTGCCCCCAGTGGATTTGACCCGAGTGGACGGAAACCTCTTACCACTCTCAACAAAG GCCTGGACAGCCCTGCCTTGGATAAAACCCATGAAAAGGAAGACGAAGCAGCACTGCGGGAGCTGGGAGAGCCTGTCGACTGCCACCTAGCGGACATGTTACAGCAGCTGAGCGTGGCCAACGCAGCAAAACCCTCTGAGAGGGCAGTCGTGAGACAAG aggaggctgaagatCCTGCCTGCATACCCATCTTCTGGGTTAGCAAATGGGTGGACTACTCGGACAAGTACGGATTAG GCTACCAGCTGTGCGATAACAGCGTTGGGGTTCTCTTCAATGACTCCACCCGTCTCATTATGTACAACGATGGGGACAGCCTACAGTACATTGAGCAAAACAGCACGGAGTCCTACTTCACTGTGAGATCCTACCCCTCTACGTTGACTAAGAAG ATAACACTACTGAAATACTTCCGGAATTACATGAGTGAGCACCTGCTAAAGGCTGGAGCCAACATCACGCCCCGGGAGGGGGATGAGCTGGCACGCCTCCCCTACCTCCGCACCTGGTTCCGGACTCGCAGTGCCATCATCCTGCACCTGAGCAACGGCACTGTGCAGATCAACTTCTTCCAG GACCACACTAAAATCATCCTATGCCCCTTGATGGCGGCAGTCACGTACATCGATGAGAAACGGGACTTCCGCACGTACAAGCTGAGCCTGATAGAGGAGCATGGCTGCTGCAAGGAGTTGGCCAGCCGGCTACGCTACGCCCGCACCATGGTGGAGAAGCTGCTCAGCTCCAAGTCTGGCTCTGCCCGTGTGAAGCCCTCTGCTTAG